The following are encoded in a window of Jeotgalibacillus aurantiacus genomic DNA:
- a CDS encoding carbamoyl phosphate synthase small subunit, which produces MKGTLSLSNGQSFQGIWKGAAKDVQGEIVFFTGMTGYEEVLTDPSYHGQIIVFSYPLMGQYGIQTAHLESEVIQPAGIIVTELYEGALEKGISLFDFALQHNVPIMSGVDTRSVIQTIREDGTMQAVMQLEGKPLPAWKPIRTFLVPHVTAKTITTHGEGFPHIGLIDFGYKKSILQALLDRGCKVTVFPYTVTTDVLSAYQLDGLLFSNGPGDPASLEHKLADYKEWATNYPSLGICLGHQLLASAFGASTEKLPFGHRGANHPVMNMKTNRVSMSSQNHSYVVKKDSLPDSLSVLYLNVNDNSIEGVQHNELPFITVQFHPEASPGPAEHHEVFDTFFDLIPFEKKVSTHA; this is translated from the coding sequence ATGAAAGGTACACTGTCACTTTCAAACGGACAGTCATTTCAAGGCATCTGGAAGGGTGCAGCTAAAGATGTACAGGGAGAAATCGTATTTTTCACGGGTATGACAGGATACGAAGAGGTATTAACAGACCCTTCCTATCACGGGCAGATCATCGTTTTTTCCTATCCGTTAATGGGACAGTACGGCATTCAGACTGCCCATTTGGAATCAGAAGTCATTCAGCCGGCCGGCATTATCGTAACCGAATTGTATGAAGGCGCACTTGAAAAAGGGATTTCACTCTTTGACTTTGCTCTTCAGCACAATGTGCCGATCATGTCAGGAGTGGATACACGTTCCGTCATCCAAACCATTCGTGAGGACGGAACGATGCAGGCGGTCATGCAGCTTGAAGGTAAACCGTTACCTGCATGGAAGCCGATCCGAACGTTTCTTGTACCACATGTGACAGCAAAAACGATCACCACGCATGGTGAAGGGTTTCCGCATATCGGACTGATTGATTTCGGCTATAAAAAATCGATCTTACAGGCACTGCTTGACCGCGGGTGTAAAGTAACCGTTTTTCCTTACACCGTAACGACTGATGTTCTGTCAGCTTATCAACTGGACGGTCTCCTCTTTTCAAATGGTCCCGGGGATCCCGCTTCACTTGAGCATAAACTCGCAGACTATAAAGAATGGGCAACGAACTATCCTTCCCTTGGTATCTGCCTTGGTCATCAGCTCCTTGCTTCGGCGTTTGGGGCCTCAACGGAAAAGCTGCCATTCGGTCACCGCGGAGCGAACCATCCGGTCATGAATATGAAAACAAATCGTGTAAGCATGAGTTCACAAAACCACAGCTATGTCGTTAAAAAAGATTCTTTGCCTGACAGTCTGTCTGTTCTTTATCTGAATGTAAATGATAACAGCATTGAAGGAGTTCAGCATAACGAACTACCTTTTATAACGGTTCAATTCCATCCGGAGGCTTCACCGGGCCCGGCTGAGCACCATGAAGTATTTGATACGTTTTTTGATTTAATCCCATTTGAAAAGAAGGTGTCCACCCATGCCTAA
- a CDS encoding carbamoyl phosphate synthase large subunit translates to MPKHQEIKKVLVIGSGAIVIGQAAEFDYSGTQACTALREEGIEVILINNNPATIMTDETTADRVYFEPLTVESVKAILEKEKPDGLLATVGGQTGLNLAMALTDQGILEEYGVKLLGTEIESIKMAEDRDAFRSLMKKLNEPVPDSEIIYTVEEALAFANTAGYPVIVRPAYTLGGFGGGIASTEEAFISLVEQGLSASPIHQCLVEKSIAGYKEVEYEVMRDASGTCITICNMENLDPVGVHTGDSIVVAPSQTLHDKEYHMLRTASINIIEALGIVGGCNIQFALHPETSEYFLIEVNPRVSRSSALASKATGYPIARLAAKLAVGYSLHELKNPVTGTTFASFEPALDYVTVKIPRWPFDQFSEANRKLGTQMKATGEVMAIERSMESAFQKAIRSLDMKLDGLFLPAFSLWEDQALKEILTEPDDRRLFAMLELLKRGTTAEEIVDLTGISPYFLHVLAKLIHTHQDLGEMTWTEITQDRLSHAKKLGFTDQQLSSLWNVPATLIRTQRKKWGITPAYRMVDTCAAEFEAKTNYFYSTWSGTTDHRESVKPKVAVIGSGPIRIGQGIEFDYCCVHSVIALQKLGYEAVLINNNPETVSTDYETADALYFEPLTAEDILNVLEAEGIDQVIVQFGGQTSINVAKELEESGITLLGSTSELLDQMEDRDRFYTFLESVGLPVIPGFSANQPAEIWQAADDLSYPILLRPSYVIGGSGMIKLNSDEELETYLASAQIEYPVLVDKFIEGKEVEVDVLSDGKNAWISAVFEHIEGTGVHSGDSISITPPLNLPAKMLDHVCEVSMHIAKNLAFTGLFNIQFVCQKDTLYVIEINPRASRTVPISSKVTNVPLVQHATALMLGTDFNDLGIHKNFNGQRGFTVKAPVFSHIKLPDLSPALTPVMTSTGEVIGSDTNPDIAIQKALTGASQQLADLWSEKGSIYMTAETATESLISEWTDKGMHVFTPAELAFDEWMKRADKKALLSFESDTPLIKKAAIHRLHVWTRPETAQAFLGTLSPRKGAFV, encoded by the coding sequence ATGCCTAAGCATCAGGAAATAAAGAAAGTATTAGTCATCGGCTCCGGTGCGATCGTCATCGGACAGGCGGCGGAATTTGATTATTCAGGTACACAAGCCTGTACGGCACTCCGCGAAGAAGGCATAGAGGTCATTTTAATTAATAATAACCCGGCTACGATCATGACCGATGAAACAACGGCAGATCGCGTTTATTTCGAGCCGCTGACGGTTGAAAGTGTGAAAGCCATTCTGGAAAAAGAAAAGCCGGACGGTCTGCTCGCAACAGTAGGCGGGCAAACCGGACTCAACCTTGCCATGGCCTTAACAGATCAGGGCATTCTTGAAGAATACGGTGTGAAGCTGCTTGGAACAGAAATCGAATCGATCAAAATGGCTGAGGACCGTGACGCCTTTCGCTCGCTCATGAAAAAACTGAATGAACCTGTTCCTGACAGCGAAATCATCTATACAGTGGAAGAAGCACTGGCTTTTGCGAACACAGCAGGATACCCGGTCATCGTCCGTCCTGCCTATACACTTGGCGGCTTTGGTGGAGGAATTGCTTCAACAGAAGAAGCGTTCATCTCGCTGGTTGAACAGGGACTTTCAGCAAGCCCGATTCATCAGTGCCTCGTCGAAAAAAGTATCGCAGGCTATAAGGAAGTTGAGTATGAAGTGATGCGTGATGCATCCGGTACGTGTATCACGATCTGTAACATGGAAAACCTTGATCCGGTTGGTGTTCATACAGGGGACTCCATCGTCGTTGCGCCGAGTCAGACGCTGCATGATAAGGAATATCATATGCTGCGCACCGCTTCAATCAACATTATTGAAGCATTGGGCATCGTCGGCGGCTGTAACATCCAGTTCGCCCTTCACCCTGAGACATCGGAATACTTCCTGATCGAGGTGAATCCGCGTGTCAGCCGCTCCTCTGCCCTAGCATCAAAAGCCACCGGCTATCCGATTGCGCGACTTGCTGCAAAGCTTGCGGTTGGCTATTCACTGCATGAGTTGAAAAATCCGGTGACAGGGACGACATTCGCAAGCTTCGAGCCTGCCCTTGACTATGTCACGGTCAAAATCCCGCGCTGGCCATTTGACCAGTTCAGCGAGGCCAACCGCAAGCTAGGCACACAGATGAAAGCAACAGGTGAAGTCATGGCGATCGAACGCTCCATGGAGTCCGCTTTCCAAAAAGCGATCCGCTCGCTTGATATGAAACTCGATGGACTTTTCCTGCCAGCCTTTTCATTATGGGAGGATCAGGCTTTAAAAGAGATTCTCACGGAGCCGGATGACAGACGTCTTTTTGCGATGCTTGAGCTTTTAAAAAGAGGAACGACAGCTGAAGAAATCGTGGATTTAACAGGCATTTCACCTTATTTTTTGCACGTACTGGCCAAATTAATTCACACGCATCAGGACCTTGGCGAAATGACCTGGACAGAAATCACACAGGATCGCCTGTCTCACGCAAAAAAGCTTGGCTTTACCGATCAGCAGCTGTCTTCCCTCTGGAACGTGCCCGCAACACTGATCAGAACCCAGCGTAAAAAGTGGGGAATCACACCGGCCTATCGCATGGTTGATACATGTGCAGCCGAATTTGAAGCAAAAACGAACTATTTTTATTCGACATGGAGCGGCACAACCGATCACCGCGAATCTGTGAAACCTAAGGTCGCTGTCATCGGCTCAGGTCCGATCCGTATCGGTCAGGGAATTGAATTTGATTACTGCTGTGTACACAGTGTCATCGCACTTCAGAAGCTCGGATATGAGGCTGTTCTCATCAACAACAACCCTGAAACCGTCAGCACCGATTATGAAACAGCAGATGCCCTGTATTTTGAACCTTTAACAGCAGAAGATATTTTAAACGTACTGGAAGCTGAAGGCATTGATCAGGTCATTGTCCAGTTTGGCGGACAGACTTCCATTAATGTAGCGAAAGAGCTTGAGGAATCCGGCATCACCCTTCTTGGATCCACCTCTGAGCTGCTCGATCAAATGGAGGATCGCGACCGTTTTTATACGTTTCTTGAATCAGTTGGACTTCCTGTTATCCCGGGCTTTTCCGCTAACCAGCCCGCTGAAATCTGGCAGGCCGCTGATGATCTCAGCTATCCCATCCTGCTGCGCCCCTCTTATGTCATCGGGGGAAGCGGCATGATCAAGCTGAACAGCGATGAAGAATTAGAAACGTATCTGGCTTCAGCACAAATTGAATATCCCGTACTTGTTGATAAATTTATCGAAGGCAAGGAAGTTGAGGTTGATGTGCTGTCGGATGGCAAAAACGCCTGGATCTCTGCTGTTTTTGAACATATCGAGGGAACCGGCGTCCATTCAGGAGACAGTATTTCCATCACGCCGCCATTAAATCTTCCGGCTAAAATGCTGGATCATGTATGTGAAGTCTCGATGCACATTGCAAAAAACCTTGCATTCACCGGACTGTTCAACATTCAATTCGTGTGTCAAAAAGACACGTTATATGTGATTGAAATCAACCCGCGTGCTTCACGTACTGTTCCAATCAGCAGCAAGGTCACAAACGTTCCACTCGTACAGCACGCAACAGCTTTGATGCTCGGAACGGACTTTAATGACCTAGGTATTCATAAGAATTTCAACGGTCAGCGAGGATTCACTGTCAAAGCACCAGTCTTCTCGCATATCAAACTGCCAGACCTCTCCCCTGCCCTGACGCCAGTCATGACGTCAACCGGGGAAGTCATCGGCTCTGACACAAACCCTGATATCGCGATTCAAAAAGCACTGACCGGCGCCAGCCAGCAGCTTGCAGATCTCTGGTCAGAAAAAGGAAGCATCTATATGACCGCAGAAACAGCCACTGAATCCCTGATCAGCGAATGGACGGATAAAGGCATGCACGTCTTTACACCTGCAGAGCTTGCATTTGATGAGTGGATGAAACGTGCAGATAAAAAAGCCTTACTATCATTTGAATCAGACACACCTCTGATCAAAAAAGCGGCCATACACAGACTTCACGTCTGGACACGTCCGGAAACGGCTCAGGCATTTCTCGGCACGCTATCACCAAGAAAGGGAGCGTTCGTATGA
- the argF gene encoding ornithine carbamoyltransferase: MNTLIPTLQHKDLLTLRDYTSNEILELIELAAELKKPENKHLPLLQGKVLGMIFEKSSTRTRVSFEAGMLQLGGHAMYLSTRDIQMGRGETIADTARVLSGYLDGIMIRTFGQSIVEELAEHSTIPVINGLTDDYHPCQTLADLLTIHETFGSFKHKKLAYIGDGNNVAHSLMIGAAKVGMHFTIACPEGYEPNAEILAYAQGVGQQTGAVITLTHDPVQAVAGAHAVYTDVWASMGQEEEANERLKAFEGFQVNEALTAHADPDYIFMHCLPAHREEEVSTAVLEGPHSVVFREAENRLHAQKALLVALMGK; encoded by the coding sequence ATGAACACATTAATTCCGACTCTTCAGCACAAAGATCTTCTAACGCTGAGAGATTACACATCTAACGAAATTCTGGAACTGATTGAGCTCGCAGCTGAGCTGAAAAAACCCGAAAACAAGCACCTTCCCCTTTTACAGGGAAAGGTGCTCGGGATGATTTTTGAAAAGTCATCCACCCGTACACGTGTCTCCTTTGAAGCCGGCATGCTGCAGCTCGGCGGACACGCAATGTATTTAAGCACACGCGATATTCAGATGGGACGCGGGGAAACGATCGCGGATACAGCACGCGTTCTGTCAGGTTATCTCGATGGCATTATGATCCGTACATTTGGCCAGTCCATCGTGGAGGAACTCGCTGAACACAGTACCATTCCCGTCATCAACGGACTGACGGATGACTATCACCCGTGCCAGACACTCGCCGATCTGTTAACGATTCACGAAACATTCGGATCCTTTAAGCATAAAAAACTCGCTTATATCGGAGACGGCAATAACGTCGCCCACTCCCTGATGATCGGCGCGGCAAAAGTCGGCATGCATTTTACCATTGCCTGTCCGGAAGGCTACGAGCCAAATGCTGAAATATTGGCCTATGCACAAGGGGTCGGTCAGCAAACAGGCGCTGTCATCACATTAACCCACGATCCTGTCCAAGCCGTTGCCGGAGCTCACGCAGTCTACACAGATGTATGGGCAAGCATGGGGCAGGAAGAAGAAGCAAATGAACGATTAAAAGCATTCGAAGGCTTTCAGGTCAACGAGGCGCTCACAGCCCACGCAGACCCCGACTATATATTCATGCACTGCCTCCCCGCACACCGCGAAGAGGAAGTCAGCACAGCCGTTTTAGAAGGCCCACACTCCGTCGTCTTCCGCGAAGCAGAAAACCGACTCCACGCCCAAAAAGCCCTGCTCGTGGCACTGATGGGAAAATAA
- a CDS encoding general stress protein — MSKGYIETFHSEQDVLRKIEDLKLQGYKEEDMYVVARDKDELSLVRGRTDADVEAVEGNWWDKFKAFVSGDSSVREAFDRMGMEKEDSERYYDEVRNGAFLLYADNEYADSDDRYIRSGNGHPLEDRNADHKVTGTNFTAENDRYVDPNLDNPEPNRPVHDHHEKTAAVPNEIENDDREYRAEGDRGKILEPSEHDKQQYGGGHDEILSSKAVDAGTPRSAVRPDQPNYMGDPSEPYRHKEVEPKDVSGGSNRKVVDGQESVWVDRAQENSNRHVEAETDDKNRLYGGQPVSDDNPNEYHHQDEENRKYARDARSKAAETRANMEGRRPL, encoded by the coding sequence ATGTCAAAAGGTTATATTGAAACATTTCATTCAGAGCAGGATGTATTGCGTAAAATCGAGGATTTAAAGTTACAGGGCTACAAAGAAGAAGATATGTATGTGGTGGCGAGAGACAAAGATGAACTGTCTCTTGTACGCGGCAGAACTGATGCAGACGTAGAGGCTGTTGAAGGTAATTGGTGGGACAAATTTAAAGCATTTGTTTCAGGTGATTCGTCTGTCCGGGAAGCTTTTGACCGGATGGGGATGGAAAAAGAAGATTCAGAGCGTTACTATGATGAAGTAAGAAACGGTGCGTTTTTATTATATGCAGATAATGAATATGCTGATTCGGATGACCGCTATATCCGTTCCGGAAATGGTCATCCGCTCGAAGATCGCAACGCGGATCATAAAGTGACCGGTACAAATTTTACAGCAGAAAATGATCGTTATGTTGATCCTAATCTCGACAATCCGGAGCCGAATCGTCCTGTTCATGATCATCACGAAAAGACGGCTGCTGTACCGAACGAAATTGAAAACGATGACCGTGAATATCGTGCAGAAGGAGACAGAGGTAAAATTCTTGAGCCATCTGAACATGATAAGCAGCAGTACGGTGGTGGACACGATGAGATCCTCTCTTCAAAAGCTGTAGATGCCGGTACACCGAGAAGTGCCGTCAGACCGGACCAGCCAAATTATATGGGCGACCCATCTGAACCTTACAGACACAAAGAAGTAGAACCCAAAGATGTTTCCGGTGGCAGTAACCGTAAAGTGGTGGACGGTCAGGAATCTGTCTGGGTAGACCGTGCGCAGGAGAATTCGAATCGTCACGTTGAGGCAGAAACTGATGATAAGAATCGGCTGTATGGCGGCCAGCCTGTATCAGATGACAACCCGAATGAATACCATCACCAGGACGAAGAAAATAGAAAATACGCCCGCGACGCACGCAGCAAAGCAGCAGAAACCCGCGCCAACATGGAAGGGCGCCGTCCACTATAA
- a CDS encoding nucleoside deaminase encodes MSHKMFMLEALKEARSAGEQGNLPIGSVIVHNGTIIAKGRNQRHTNKNNLAHAEINAINQCIPYLNEFSRECILYTTVEPCIMCLSTIVMANIRHVVFAVKDKYMNIDQMIEAMPYMKERLYTYEPDVLKEESISLLEKYSPAMASMILTGKRN; translated from the coding sequence TTGAGCCATAAAATGTTTATGCTGGAAGCTTTAAAGGAAGCAAGATCAGCAGGAGAACAAGGTAATTTACCAATAGGAAGTGTCATCGTGCACAATGGAACGATTATCGCCAAAGGAAGAAATCAGAGACATACTAACAAGAATAACCTGGCTCATGCTGAGATCAATGCAATTAATCAATGTATTCCATATCTTAATGAATTTTCACGGGAGTGTATACTTTATACGACAGTCGAGCCCTGTATTATGTGCCTTTCAACTATTGTAATGGCAAATATACGTCACGTTGTATTTGCTGTGAAAGATAAATATATGAATATTGATCAGATGATTGAAGCCATGCCCTACATGAAAGAAAGATTGTATACATACGAACCTGATGTTTTAAAAGAGGAGTCCATTTCTTTACTAGAAAAATATTCTCCGGCAATGGCATCTATGATCTTAACCGGTAAACGCAACTAG
- a CDS encoding aldo/keto reductase, with protein sequence MDYVTLNNGLKMPQIGLGVWQVEDHQTGVDSVKKAIETGYRSIDTAMIYKNEEAVGEGIRAAGVPREDLFITTKVWNADQGYDSTIEAFNTSLEKLGLDYVDLYLVHWPMPEKDRYVDTYKAMEKLYEEGKVKAIGVCNFEIEHLQRLMDECTVKPVLNQVECHPYLAQNELKEFCAKHDIFVEAWSPLMQGGAVLEDDIIRNIAEKYGKSPAQVVIRWHLQSNSIVIPKSVTPSRIESNFDVFDFELTEDEMKSINDLDRGERKGPHPNDMHHE encoded by the coding sequence ATGGACTACGTTACTTTAAACAACGGGCTGAAAATGCCTCAAATCGGACTTGGTGTCTGGCAGGTGGAAGATCACCAGACTGGTGTAGATTCAGTGAAAAAAGCAATCGAAACCGGCTATCGTTCAATCGACACAGCCATGATTTACAAAAACGAAGAAGCGGTAGGCGAAGGGATTCGCGCTGCAGGGGTTCCGCGTGAAGATCTTTTCATTACAACAAAGGTCTGGAACGCTGACCAGGGCTATGACAGCACGATCGAAGCCTTCAATACAAGTCTTGAAAAGCTTGGACTTGATTATGTGGATCTATATCTTGTGCACTGGCCAATGCCTGAAAAAGACCGTTATGTAGATACGTATAAAGCAATGGAAAAGTTATATGAAGAGGGCAAAGTGAAAGCGATTGGCGTGTGCAACTTTGAAATTGAGCATCTCCAGCGCTTAATGGACGAGTGTACAGTAAAACCTGTGTTAAATCAGGTAGAGTGCCATCCGTACCTTGCCCAAAATGAACTCAAGGAATTCTGTGCGAAGCATGATATTTTCGTAGAAGCATGGAGCCCGCTGATGCAGGGTGGAGCCGTTCTTGAAGACGACATCATCCGCAACATTGCAGAGAAATACGGCAAAAGCCCGGCACAGGTAGTCATCCGCTGGCATTTGCAAAGTAACTCAATTGTCATCCCGAAATCCGTGACACCATCACGCATCGAATCGAACTTCGATGTATTTGATTTCGAACTGACTGAGGATGAAATGAAGAGCATCAACGACCTTGATCGCGGCGAGCGAAAAGGGCCACATCCAAACGATATGCACCACGAATAA
- a CDS encoding Cof-type HAD-IIB family hydrolase — protein MTSTIKLIALDMDGTLLRNDHSVSDENRAAIKSAQDQGVGVMISTGRPLVYCQEIVESLGLATYLITVNGSEIWDEHLNLIDRTKIGSSHIEFMYNLAQKHNTNYWSSTVEGVWNKRTSFPENIHDYQWLKFGFNVEDDEIRETIRKELEGRKVLEITNSSPTNLEVNAAGINKAAAIRKVCDRLNITMDSVMAVGDSLNDLAMIRESGIGVAMGNAQEAVKNEADWVTDTNERDGVAKAIRKFVLNS, from the coding sequence ATGACATCAACCATAAAACTCATTGCACTAGATATGGACGGCACGCTTTTGCGTAATGATCATTCCGTTTCCGATGAAAATCGGGCGGCGATAAAATCTGCCCAGGATCAGGGAGTCGGCGTCATGATCAGTACGGGACGGCCACTCGTTTACTGTCAGGAAATCGTGGAATCACTTGGTCTTGCAACCTACTTAATTACGGTAAACGGCAGTGAAATCTGGGATGAGCATCTGAACCTCATTGACCGTACTAAAATTGGCTCTTCCCATATTGAATTTATGTACAACCTTGCTCAAAAACATAATACGAACTACTGGTCTTCAACGGTCGAAGGTGTTTGGAATAAACGCACGAGCTTCCCGGAAAACATTCATGACTATCAGTGGCTGAAGTTCGGGTTTAACGTGGAGGATGACGAAATTCGTGAAACCATTAGAAAAGAGCTTGAAGGTCGAAAAGTGCTCGAAATCACGAACTCCAGTCCAACCAATCTCGAGGTCAATGCAGCGGGTATTAACAAAGCGGCAGCGATCCGTAAAGTATGCGATCGTCTCAATATCACGATGGATTCGGTCATGGCAGTCGGTGACAGCTTAAATGATCTCGCGATGATCAGAGAATCCGGCATTGGTGTTGCGATGGGAAATGCGCAGGAAGCTGTGAAGAATGAGGCTGACTGGGTGACGGATACGAATGAACGGGATGGTGTGGCAAAGGCAATCCGGAAGTTTGTTCTGAACAGTTGA
- a CDS encoding LacI family DNA-binding transcriptional regulator has protein sequence MYTIKDVALKAGLSQATVSRVINNHPYVSEDKKRAVKKAMDELGFVPNSSAQRLRNIKTKKIAVLISRIVNPFFSQLVDAMEQKAARHGYQLILCNTRISREKELEYFQLLKSKQVDGIIMASVENDWSVIEPYTKYGPIIYCNEYDPNASLTRVRLDQVEGGYIGTKHLLDKGHRKIGYCQGNDSSVSVNRRKGYLKAVTEAGIEPNPDWMFKNIFTIDDGRAIFRRIADMNDAPTALFTGSDEVAAGVIKEAQTHGWKVPDDLAVIGFDDQPIASLLDPQITTINQFTSDIGETAMKVMLEIVQGKRKNNSTDILLPIQLIERQST, from the coding sequence GTGTACACCATTAAAGATGTTGCGTTGAAAGCTGGGTTGTCACAGGCTACCGTTTCGAGAGTGATTAATAATCATCCGTATGTCAGTGAAGACAAGAAACGAGCTGTTAAAAAAGCGATGGATGAGCTTGGGTTTGTCCCTAATTCATCAGCGCAAAGGCTGCGAAACATAAAGACAAAAAAGATCGCGGTTCTCATTTCAAGAATTGTAAACCCTTTCTTTAGCCAGCTCGTTGATGCCATGGAACAGAAAGCGGCAAGACACGGTTATCAGCTGATTTTATGCAACACACGAATCAGCCGGGAGAAGGAGCTTGAATATTTTCAGCTTCTGAAGTCAAAGCAGGTCGATGGCATTATTATGGCGTCGGTTGAAAATGATTGGAGTGTTATTGAGCCTTATACGAAATACGGCCCGATCATTTACTGCAATGAATATGATCCCAACGCTTCCTTAACCCGGGTCAGACTTGACCAGGTTGAGGGCGGCTATATTGGTACAAAGCACTTACTCGACAAAGGACACCGGAAAATCGGGTATTGTCAGGGCAATGACAGCAGCGTTTCTGTGAACCGTCGTAAAGGATATTTGAAAGCGGTTACAGAAGCCGGAATCGAACCAAATCCTGATTGGATGTTTAAGAATATTTTTACGATTGACGATGGACGTGCCATTTTCAGAAGAATTGCGGATATGAATGATGCACCTACAGCTCTCTTTACGGGGAGTGATGAGGTGGCAGCAGGCGTCATCAAGGAAGCCCAGACTCACGGGTGGAAGGTTCCGGATGATTTAGCGGTCATCGGATTTGATGATCAGCCGATTGCGTCTCTTCTTGATCCACAGATTACAACGATTAACCAATTTACTTCTGATATTGGGGAAACAGCAATGAAAGTCATGCTTGAGATCGTTCAGGGCAAACGCAAAAATAATTCAACTGATATCTTACTCCCGATTCAATTAATTGAAAGACAATCAACTTAA
- a CDS encoding ABC transporter substrate-binding protein translates to MKLWNKKVAGATVLTLSMLLAACSGDDEATDTGGDTGGDTGGDAGGEEEQVTITYAAGVDVTGATEALIAAFEEQNPNINVEYREMPADTGASHDQYVTMFSSQSAEVDVFDADVIWPAEFAQGQYALELDRYIEADGIDMEQYFPGTVASGNFNGRQYAMPKFTDAGLLYYRTDIVSEDQVPTTWDELFEAAGTLQGEGGTEFGYLMQANQYEGMITNAIEFIASHGGQVVDENNEVVVNSPETIAGIQKMIDFVNSDFVPSNILSFQETETNNAWVGGQAVFARNWPYMQSTSNDEEASEVAGNVGFAVLPAGEGGTNAATLGGWMSMINRYSEHPDEAWEFVKFMTGEEGQKISAVEGGRAPTIAALYEDSEVQDAAALFANEQFVETLQNAVPRPVSPIYPRISDIMQVQLSQALAGEITAEEAAANMEAEIMAAMEE, encoded by the coding sequence ATGAAACTTTGGAACAAGAAAGTTGCAGGAGCAACAGTACTGACACTAAGTATGCTATTAGCTGCTTGTAGTGGAGACGACGAAGCGACAGATACTGGAGGAGACACTGGTGGTGACACAGGCGGCGATGCAGGTGGCGAAGAGGAACAGGTAACCATCACGTATGCAGCCGGTGTTGACGTAACTGGTGCAACAGAAGCGCTAATTGCAGCATTTGAAGAACAAAACCCGAATATTAACGTAGAATACCGTGAGATGCCTGCAGATACAGGTGCTTCTCATGACCAATATGTAACGATGTTTTCTTCTCAGAGTGCTGAGGTTGACGTATTTGATGCCGACGTAATCTGGCCAGCTGAATTTGCACAGGGACAATACGCACTTGAGCTTGACCGCTATATTGAAGCAGACGGAATTGATATGGAGCAGTACTTCCCTGGAACGGTTGCTTCAGGAAACTTTAACGGCCGTCAGTATGCAATGCCGAAATTTACGGATGCGGGACTTCTTTACTACCGTACAGACATCGTGAGTGAAGATCAGGTTCCGACAACTTGGGATGAGCTTTTTGAAGCAGCAGGTACGCTTCAGGGTGAAGGCGGTACAGAATTCGGTTACCTGATGCAGGCTAACCAGTATGAAGGTATGATCACAAATGCAATCGAGTTCATCGCTTCTCACGGTGGACAGGTTGTAGATGAAAATAACGAGGTTGTTGTTAACAGCCCTGAAACGATTGCCGGAATCCAGAAAATGATTGATTTCGTTAACTCTGATTTCGTACCAAGCAATATCTTAAGCTTCCAGGAAACTGAAACAAACAACGCATGGGTTGGCGGACAGGCTGTATTTGCCCGTAACTGGCCTTACATGCAGTCTACTTCAAATGACGAAGAAGCATCTGAAGTAGCAGGTAACGTAGGATTCGCGGTTCTTCCGGCTGGTGAAGGCGGAACAAACGCAGCAACACTTGGCGGATGGATGTCAATGATCAACCGCTACAGTGAGCATCCGGACGAAGCTTGGGAATTTGTGAAGTTCATGACTGGTGAAGAAGGACAAAAGATCAGTGCAGTTGAAGGTGGACGTGCTCCAACAATTGCAGCACTATATGAAGACAGTGAAGTTCAGGATGCAGCGGCTCTATTTGCTAACGAGCAGTTCGTAGAAACACTTCAAAACGCAGTACCAAGACCAGTATCACCAATCTATCCACGTATCTCTGATATCATGCAGGTTCAGCTGTCACAAGCATTGGCTGGAGAAATCACAGCTGAAGAAGCAGCGGCCAACATGGAAGCAGAAATTATGGCGGCAATGGAAGAATAA